In the genome of Streptomyces collinus, one region contains:
- the cbiE gene encoding precorrin-6y C5,15-methyltransferase (decarboxylating) subunit CbiE yields the protein MITVVGTGTGAAPSDDVLAGAELVVGGRRHLDAARLPETAERVVLGPLAPALDTIGEYVAKDRPVLVLASGDPGFFGIVRVLAERFGPERLDVRPGASSVATAFARIGLPWDDAVVVSAHGRELRTAVNVCRAQPKTAVLTGPGAGPAELGAALRDTARVLVVASGLGSGGERVERVTPAEAAARDWGTAVNVVLCLDEARALGPVRTVAGPGEQPAGWALEEAEFAHRDSMITKFEVRALALARLGPRPGDLVWDVGAGSGSVAVECARLGAAVTAVEKTADGVERVRANAAAHGVDVRVVRGAAPEALAELAETPDAVFVGGGGRELPAIVAACARRARRTVVVAMAALDRVPAAREALTSAGLSCDGVLLQSSRLAPLPGDVTRLAATNPVFLLWGVRPPAAVEEGVAQ from the coding sequence GTGATCACGGTGGTCGGCACGGGGACGGGGGCGGCGCCTTCCGACGACGTCCTCGCCGGTGCCGAGCTGGTGGTGGGCGGGCGGCGGCATCTCGACGCCGCCCGGCTGCCGGAGACGGCCGAGCGGGTCGTGCTCGGGCCTCTCGCGCCGGCCCTCGACACCATCGGCGAGTACGTCGCGAAGGACCGTCCCGTTCTGGTGCTGGCCTCCGGCGACCCCGGGTTCTTCGGGATCGTGCGGGTGCTGGCGGAGCGGTTCGGGCCGGAGCGGCTGGACGTGCGGCCCGGGGCGTCGTCGGTCGCCACCGCGTTCGCCCGGATCGGCCTGCCGTGGGACGACGCCGTGGTGGTGAGCGCCCACGGGCGGGAGCTGCGGACGGCCGTCAACGTGTGCCGGGCGCAGCCGAAGACGGCCGTGCTGACCGGCCCGGGCGCGGGTCCGGCGGAGCTGGGTGCCGCGCTGCGGGACACGGCGCGGGTGCTGGTCGTCGCGTCCGGGCTCGGCTCGGGCGGGGAGCGCGTGGAGCGGGTGACGCCCGCCGAGGCCGCCGCCCGGGACTGGGGCACGGCGGTGAACGTGGTGCTGTGCCTGGACGAGGCGCGGGCGCTCGGCCCGGTGCGGACGGTCGCGGGGCCCGGGGAGCAGCCCGCCGGCTGGGCCCTGGAGGAGGCGGAGTTCGCCCACCGGGACTCGATGATCACCAAGTTCGAGGTGCGGGCGCTTGCCCTGGCCCGGCTGGGGCCGCGCCCGGGCGACCTGGTGTGGGACGTGGGCGCGGGCTCGGGGTCCGTGGCCGTGGAGTGCGCGCGGCTCGGTGCGGCCGTGACCGCCGTGGAGAAGACCGCGGACGGCGTGGAGCGCGTCCGCGCCAACGCCGCCGCGCACGGTGTGGACGTGCGGGTGGTACGGGGCGCGGCACCGGAGGCGCTGGCGGAGCTCGCCGAGACCCCGGACGCCGTGTTCGTGGGGGGCGGCGGGCGCGAACTGCCCGCGATCGTCGCCGCGTGCGCGCGGCGTGCCCGGCGCACGGTGGTCGTCGCCATGGCCGCGCTCGACCGGGTGCCGGCCGCGCGCGAGGCCCTGACCAGCGCCGGTCTCAGCTGCGACGGCGTGCTGCTGCAGTCGTCGCGGCTCGCGCCGCTGCCCGGGGACGTGACCCGGCTCGCGGCGACCAACCCCGTTTTCCTGCTGTGGGGCGTCCGGCCCCCGGCAGCTGTCGAAGAAGGAGTCGCCCAGTGA
- the cobJ gene encoding precorrin-3B C(17)-methyltransferase translates to MIGLISATAAGAAARDRLAAAWPDRTRVYEGPVGDAVRTAFAQCEQLVCFLATGAVVRLVAPLLSGKTEDPGVVCVDEGGRFAVSLLGGHAGGANELAREVGDVLGAEPVVTTATDAVDLAGLDTLGLPVEGDVAGVSRALLDGEAVALRAEVAWPLPPLPVAEEGSYTIRLTDRLVETAEREAVLRPPTLVVGVGASKGAPVEEVLGLVRDALREAGLSVASVAELATVDAKSEEAGIVEAARRLGVPLVTYSAEELAGVDVPNPSDAPLAAVGTPSVAEAAALVGGGELLVPKRKSAASPAMATCAVVRRPGRGRLAVVGLGPGARDLLTPRAKAELRRASVLVGLDQYVDQIRDLLRPGTRILESGLGAEEERARTAVEEAREGQAVALIGSGDAGVYAMASPALAEASDDIDVVGVPGVTAALAAGAILGAPLGHDHVSISLSDLHTPWEVIERRVRAAAEADIVVTFYNPRSRGRDWQLPKALGILAEHRAPQTPVGVVRNASRPDESSRLTTLGALDPATVDMMTVVTVGNTATRDIAGRMVTPRGYRWQSAQEGSE, encoded by the coding sequence GTGATCGGCCTCATTTCCGCCACCGCGGCGGGAGCGGCTGCCCGGGACCGGCTGGCCGCCGCGTGGCCGGACCGCACCCGGGTGTACGAGGGTCCCGTCGGGGACGCCGTACGGACCGCGTTCGCGCAGTGCGAGCAGCTCGTGTGCTTCCTGGCGACGGGCGCGGTGGTGCGGCTGGTGGCGCCGCTGCTGTCCGGCAAGACCGAGGACCCGGGCGTGGTGTGCGTCGACGAGGGCGGGCGGTTCGCCGTGTCCCTGCTGGGCGGGCACGCGGGCGGCGCCAACGAACTGGCCCGCGAAGTGGGTGACGTGCTGGGCGCCGAGCCGGTGGTGACGACGGCCACGGACGCCGTGGACCTGGCGGGCCTGGACACCCTCGGCCTGCCCGTGGAGGGCGACGTCGCCGGGGTGTCGCGGGCGCTGCTGGACGGCGAGGCCGTGGCGCTGCGGGCCGAGGTGGCCTGGCCGCTGCCGCCGCTGCCGGTCGCGGAGGAGGGGTCGTACACGATCCGGCTCACCGACCGGCTCGTGGAGACGGCCGAGCGCGAGGCCGTGCTGCGTCCGCCGACCCTGGTCGTCGGGGTCGGGGCGTCGAAGGGCGCCCCCGTGGAGGAGGTCCTCGGACTGGTCCGGGACGCCCTGCGGGAGGCCGGGCTGTCGGTGGCGTCCGTCGCCGAACTCGCCACCGTCGACGCCAAGTCCGAGGAGGCCGGCATCGTCGAGGCCGCGCGGCGGCTCGGGGTGCCGCTGGTGACGTACTCCGCGGAGGAGCTGGCCGGGGTCGACGTGCCCAATCCGTCCGACGCCCCGCTCGCGGCCGTCGGCACCCCGTCCGTCGCGGAGGCCGCCGCGCTCGTGGGCGGCGGCGAACTGCTCGTCCCCAAGCGGAAGTCGGCCGCGAGCCCGGCCATGGCGACCTGTGCCGTCGTACGGCGTCCGGGGCGCGGGCGGCTCGCGGTGGTCGGGCTCGGGCCGGGCGCCCGGGACCTGCTCACGCCCCGCGCGAAGGCCGAACTGCGGCGGGCGTCCGTGCTCGTGGGGCTCGACCAGTACGTCGACCAGATCCGTGATCTGCTGCGGCCCGGCACCCGGATCCTGGAGTCGGGGCTCGGAGCCGAGGAGGAGCGGGCGCGCACTGCCGTCGAGGAGGCCCGCGAGGGGCAGGCCGTCGCGCTGATCGGCAGCGGGGACGCGGGCGTCTACGCCATGGCCTCCCCCGCGCTGGCCGAGGCCTCCGACGACATCGACGTGGTCGGTGTGCCCGGGGTGACGGCGGCGCTCGCGGCCGGTGCGATCCTGGGCGCCCCGCTGGGCCACGACCACGTGTCGATCAGCCTGTCCGACCTGCACACGCCGTGGGAGGTCATCGAGCGGCGGGTGCGGGCGGCGGCCGAGGCGGACATCGTGGTCACCTTCTACAACCCCCGTTCGCGCGGCCGTGACTGGCAGCTCCCCAAGGCGCTGGGCATCCTCGCCGAGCACCGGGCTCCGCAGACACCGGTCGGTGTCGTGCGCAACGCCTCGCGTCCGGACGAGTCCAGCCGGCTCACCACCCTGGGCGCGCTCGACCCGGCGACGGTCGACATGATGACGGTCGTGACCGTGGGCAACACGGCGACCCGGGACATCGCGGGGCGCATGGTGACGCCTCGCGGCTACCGCTGGCAGTCGGCGCAGGAGGGCTCCGAGTGA
- a CDS encoding precorrin-8X methylmutase, with the protein MNRVVHPIEVESYRRMRARLDTSHFPPLTRAVVERVVHSAADLDYARDLVLDEADLEKAHAALHAGAPVVVDVEMVGAGITRRETVCRLRDAESGPGLTRSAHAIRLAYEQVGPGALWVIGNAPTALEELLTLDADPALVIGLPVGFVGAVESKAALRESGLPAVSNVSEKGGSAVAAAALNALLYHPTSAEEKL; encoded by the coding sequence GTGAACCGTGTCGTCCATCCCATCGAGGTGGAGTCCTACCGGCGCATGCGGGCCCGGCTGGACACCTCGCACTTCCCGCCGCTGACCCGCGCGGTCGTGGAGCGGGTCGTGCACTCCGCCGCCGACCTCGACTACGCCCGCGACCTCGTCCTGGACGAGGCCGACCTGGAGAAGGCGCACGCTGCGCTGCACGCCGGGGCGCCCGTGGTCGTGGACGTGGAGATGGTCGGCGCCGGGATCACCCGGCGCGAGACCGTCTGCCGTCTGAGGGACGCCGAGTCCGGTCCCGGGCTGACCCGGTCTGCGCACGCCATCCGGCTCGCTTACGAGCAGGTCGGTCCCGGCGCCCTCTGGGTGATCGGCAACGCGCCGACCGCGCTGGAGGAGCTGCTGACGCTCGACGCCGACCCCGCGCTCGTCATCGGACTGCCCGTCGGTTTCGTCGGAGCCGTCGAATCGAAGGCCGCGCTGCGCGAGAGCGGCCTGCCCGCCGTGAGCAACGTGTCCGAGAAGGGCGGGTCGGCGGTCGCCGCCGCCGCGCTCAACGCCCTGCTGTACCACCCCACTTCCGCCGAGGAGAAACTGTGA
- a CDS encoding sirohydrochlorin chelatase, with product MTTPPALLIAGHGTRDDAGAEAFRDFVRQLGARHPELPVAGGFIELSPPPLGEAVTELVEQGVRRFAAVPLMLVSAGHAKGDIPAALAREKERHPGISYTYGRPLGPHPALLNVLERRLDEALGSAGRTPGDRADVTVLLVGRGSTDPDANAEVHKAARLLWEGRGYAGVETAFVSLAAPDVPSGLDRCVRLGARRIVVLPYFLFTGILPDRVRHQTEGWAAAHPEVEVLSADVIGPEPELLDLVWERYEEAVKGDLRMNCDSCVYRIALPGFEDKVGMPQQPHFHPDDDDHHHGHGHGHHHGAHSHAH from the coding sequence GTGACCACCCCGCCCGCCCTGCTCATCGCCGGCCACGGCACCCGGGACGACGCCGGAGCCGAGGCGTTCCGCGACTTCGTACGGCAGCTGGGGGCCCGGCACCCCGAACTGCCCGTCGCGGGCGGCTTCATCGAGCTGTCCCCGCCGCCGCTGGGCGAGGCCGTCACCGAACTGGTCGAGCAGGGCGTGCGGCGCTTCGCCGCCGTCCCGCTGATGCTGGTGTCCGCCGGGCACGCCAAGGGCGACATCCCGGCGGCCCTGGCCCGCGAGAAGGAGCGGCACCCGGGCATCTCGTACACGTACGGGCGTCCGCTCGGCCCGCACCCGGCGCTGCTGAACGTGCTGGAGCGGCGGCTGGACGAGGCCCTGGGGTCGGCGGGCCGTACGCCCGGCGACCGGGCCGACGTGACGGTGCTGCTGGTCGGGCGCGGCTCCACGGACCCGGACGCGAACGCCGAGGTGCACAAGGCGGCCCGGCTGCTGTGGGAGGGGCGCGGGTACGCGGGCGTCGAGACGGCGTTCGTGTCGCTGGCGGCGCCGGACGTGCCGAGCGGGCTCGACCGCTGTGTGCGGCTGGGCGCCCGGCGGATCGTCGTCCTGCCCTACTTCCTGTTCACGGGCATCCTGCCGGACCGGGTGCGGCACCAGACGGAGGGCTGGGCCGCCGCGCACCCGGAGGTCGAGGTGCTGTCGGCCGACGTCATCGGGCCGGAGCCGGAGCTGCTGGATCTGGTGTGGGAGCGGTACGAGGAGGCCGTCAAGGGCGATCTGCGGATGAACTGCGACTCGTGCGTGTACCGCATCGCGCTGCCGGGCTTCGAGGACAAGGTGGGCATGCCGCAGCAGCCGCACTTCCACCCGGACGACGACGACCACCACCACGGACACGGCCACGGGCACCACCACGGCGCTCACTCGCATGCGCACTGA
- the cobC gene encoding Rv2231c family pyridoxal phosphate-dependent protein CobC — MRTESGHDLRHHGDAEVRDDGGSLVDLAVNVRADTPPVWLREHIAASLGGLAAYPDGRTARAAVAARHGLPVERVLLTAGAAEAFVLLARALKVRRPVVVHPQFTEPEAALRDAGHAVGRVLLREEDDFRLDPAAVPEDADLVVIGNPTNPTSVLHPADAIAGLARPGRVLVVDEAFMDAVPGESEALAGRVDVPGLVVLRSLTKTWGLAGLRIGYVLAPPEIVEDLQRAQPLWPVSTPALAAAEACVGPRALAEAAHAAHRIAADRAHLLAGLARFAPAGLRVAGPARGPFVLVRVDGASAVRRRLRDLGYAVRRGDTFPGLDEKWLRLAVRDRSTTDGFLRALQRALTD, encoded by the coding sequence ATGCGCACTGAGAGCGGGCACGATCTGCGTCACCACGGGGACGCGGAGGTCCGGGACGACGGCGGTTCGCTCGTCGACCTGGCCGTGAACGTCCGCGCGGACACGCCGCCGGTCTGGCTGCGGGAGCACATCGCCGCGTCGCTCGGCGGGCTCGCGGCCTACCCCGACGGGCGTACCGCGCGGGCGGCGGTGGCCGCGCGGCACGGGCTGCCGGTGGAACGGGTGTTGCTGACGGCGGGTGCGGCGGAGGCGTTCGTGCTGCTGGCGCGGGCGCTGAAGGTGCGGCGGCCGGTCGTCGTGCATCCCCAGTTCACGGAGCCGGAGGCGGCGCTGCGGGATGCCGGACACGCCGTCGGCCGGGTGCTGCTGCGGGAGGAGGACGATTTCCGTCTGGACCCGGCGGCCGTGCCCGAGGACGCGGACCTGGTGGTGATCGGCAACCCGACGAACCCGACGTCGGTGCTGCACCCGGCGGACGCGATCGCCGGGCTCGCCCGGCCGGGGCGTGTGCTGGTGGTGGACGAGGCGTTCATGGACGCGGTGCCGGGTGAGAGCGAGGCCCTGGCCGGCCGTGTCGACGTCCCGGGTCTCGTGGTGCTGCGCAGCCTGACCAAGACATGGGGGCTGGCCGGGCTGCGGATCGGGTACGTGCTGGCGCCGCCCGAGATCGTCGAGGACCTCCAGCGGGCGCAGCCGCTGTGGCCGGTCTCGACCCCGGCGCTGGCCGCTGCCGAGGCGTGCGTGGGGCCACGGGCCCTGGCGGAGGCGGCCCACGCGGCGCACCGCATCGCGGCGGATCGCGCGCATCTGCTGGCGGGCCTCGCCCGCTTCGCCCCGGCCGGGCTGCGGGTGGCCGGGCCCGCGCGGGGCCCGTTCGTCCTGGTCCGCGTGGACGGGGCCTCCGCGGTCCGCCGGCGCCTGCGCGACCTCGGCTACGCCGTGCGGCGCGGGGACACGTTCCCCGGGCTGGACGAGAAGTGGCTCCGGCTGGCGGTGCGGGACCGCAGCACGACCGACGGGTTTCTACGAGCGCTGCAGCGAGCGCTGACGGACTGA
- a CDS encoding SCO1860 family LAETG-anchored protein gives MNSLSVRKPALRLVTVATATALAAGPLALTGVSTAHAADDHGRASAAVLRTDLDVSPMNKPVNLPLAVSLNDVQAPQSAEKTTLTATLDAVDGGRPFSVLRAEVADARATTTPMKAEGITTLARARLHVPGLPLLSLIEVEKVTAKATCEVGENPVATTDLPGSVTVLGKHVTLTGQGPAEVKVPGVGEVRLDLDNTRTTARNAAATALELKVSVDPLKQNVAEVDGTVTLAEAACRTPRPEAAAQPPAEQSAPSAPAAAVEPQGAPAETNLAETGGSSATPYLVGIAIALLAVGGGVLSRARRRG, from the coding sequence GTGAACAGCCTTTCCGTCCGCAAGCCCGCACTTCGTCTCGTGACCGTCGCCACGGCCACGGCCCTCGCCGCCGGACCCCTGGCACTGACCGGTGTGAGCACGGCCCACGCCGCCGACGACCACGGCCGCGCGAGCGCCGCCGTCCTGCGCACCGACCTGGACGTCTCCCCGATGAACAAGCCGGTGAACCTCCCCCTCGCCGTCTCCCTCAACGACGTCCAGGCCCCGCAGAGCGCTGAGAAGACCACGCTGACGGCCACCCTCGACGCGGTGGACGGCGGCCGGCCCTTCAGCGTGCTGCGCGCCGAGGTGGCCGATGCGAGGGCCACCACGACCCCCATGAAGGCCGAGGGGATCACCACCCTGGCCCGCGCCCGCCTCCACGTCCCCGGCCTGCCGCTGCTGTCGCTGATCGAGGTCGAGAAGGTCACCGCCAAGGCCACCTGCGAGGTCGGCGAGAACCCGGTCGCCACGACCGACCTGCCCGGCTCCGTGACCGTGCTCGGCAAGCACGTGACCCTGACCGGCCAAGGCCCGGCGGAAGTCAAGGTGCCGGGCGTCGGCGAGGTGCGCCTGGACCTCGACAACACCCGGACCACGGCCCGGAACGCCGCCGCCACCGCCCTCGAACTCAAGGTCTCCGTGGACCCGTTGAAGCAGAACGTCGCGGAGGTCGACGGCACCGTCACCCTGGCCGAGGCGGCGTGCAGGACACCCCGGCCGGAGGCCGCCGCACAGCCCCCGGCCGAGCAGTCCGCCCCGTCCGCCCCGGCCGCCGCCGTCGAGCCGCAGGGAGCACCCGCCGAGACGAACCTGGCCGAGACGGGCGGCAGCTCCGCCACGCCGTACCTCGTAGGCATCGCGATTGCCCTGCTCGCCGTGGGCGGGGGAGTGCTGTCCCGGGCGCGCCGTCGGGGCTGA
- a CDS encoding amidohydrolase family protein, with amino-acid sequence MSDRTVLHVKGRVLVGPEDVRDELWMVDGRISYDRPAGARDVRTVVGWALPGLVDAHCHVGLDRHGPVPEDVAEKQALTDRDAGTLLIRDAGSPSDTRWIDDREDLPKIIRAGRHIARTRRYIRNYAWEIEPEDLVAYVAQEARRGDGWVKLVGDWIDRDLGDLSACWPREAVEAAIAEAHRLGARVTAHCFSEDSLKDLVEAGIDCIEHATGLTEDLIPLFAERGVAIVPTLVNIATFPQLADGGESRFPRWSAHMRRLHERRYDTVRSAYDAGIPVFVGTDAGGGLAHGLAAAEVGELVTAGIPPVEALAAGTWTARSWLGRPGLDEGAPADLVVYDEDPRADVRVLAAPRRVVLNGRVVG; translated from the coding sequence ATGAGCGATCGCACGGTGCTGCACGTGAAGGGGCGGGTGCTCGTCGGGCCCGAGGACGTCCGGGACGAGCTGTGGATGGTCGACGGCCGCATCTCCTACGACCGCCCCGCCGGCGCCCGCGACGTCCGCACGGTCGTCGGCTGGGCCCTGCCCGGCCTCGTCGACGCGCACTGCCACGTCGGACTGGACCGGCACGGACCGGTCCCCGAGGACGTCGCGGAGAAGCAGGCCCTGACCGACCGGGACGCGGGCACCCTCCTCATCCGCGACGCCGGCTCGCCTTCCGACACCCGCTGGATCGACGACCGCGAGGACCTGCCGAAGATCATCCGTGCCGGGCGGCACATCGCCCGCACCCGCCGCTACATCCGCAACTACGCCTGGGAGATCGAGCCGGAGGATCTGGTCGCCTACGTCGCCCAGGAGGCCCGGCGCGGCGACGGCTGGGTCAAGCTGGTCGGCGACTGGATCGACCGCGACCTCGGCGACCTGTCCGCCTGCTGGCCCCGCGAGGCCGTCGAGGCGGCGATCGCCGAGGCCCACCGGCTGGGCGCGCGGGTGACCGCGCACTGCTTCTCCGAGGACTCCCTCAAGGACCTCGTCGAGGCGGGCATCGACTGCATCGAACACGCGACGGGCCTGACCGAGGACCTCATCCCGCTGTTCGCCGAACGCGGCGTCGCCATCGTCCCGACCCTGGTCAACATCGCCACCTTCCCGCAGCTCGCGGACGGCGGCGAGAGCAGGTTCCCTCGCTGGTCGGCCCATATGCGCAGGCTCCACGAACGCCGCTACGACACGGTCCGGAGCGCCTACGACGCCGGGATCCCGGTCTTCGTCGGCACCGACGCGGGCGGCGGCCTCGCGCACGGCCTGGCCGCGGCCGAGGTCGGCGAACTCGTCACCGCCGGCATCCCGCCCGTCGAGGCGCTCGCCGCGGGCACCTGGACGGCCCGCTCCTGGCTCGGCCGTCCCGGCCTGGACGAGGGCGCCCCGGCCGACCTCGTCGTCTACGACGAGGACCCGCGGGCCGATGTACGGGTGCTGGCGGCGCCGCGCCGCGTGGTGCTGAACGGGCGCGTGGTCGGATAG
- a CDS encoding pyridoxal-phosphate-dependent aminotransferase family protein, giving the protein MTHPFLDLAPLGADRFAAIEDRVARLLSTEQDVVIMQGEALLPLEGAIRAAAGPGTTALNVVTGPYGQTFGDWLRDCGAAVTDLAVPFHTAVTAEEIRQAFAEHPEIDFVSLVHAEAATGNTNPVAEIGEVVRAHGALFYLDAVASIGAEPVLPDAWGVDLCVIGAQKAMGGPAGVSAVSVSERAWARMAANPKAPRRSYLSLLDWKERWIDGGRKALLHAPAQLEMLALEACVERIEAAGLDAVMARHASAAAATRAGAIALGGGLEPYVYEARDAAPVATTLRAPSGLVASELVRRALTADPAVPLAAGGGALAKEMIRVNHYGAEATPGAVRASLAALGVALSEQGLSVDVEAALRAVEGAWR; this is encoded by the coding sequence GTGACGCATCCGTTTCTGGACCTGGCCCCGCTCGGCGCGGACCGCTTCGCCGCGATCGAGGACCGTGTGGCGCGGCTGCTGAGCACCGAGCAGGACGTCGTGATCATGCAGGGCGAGGCGCTGCTGCCGCTGGAGGGCGCGATCCGCGCCGCGGCCGGTCCGGGCACGACGGCGCTGAACGTCGTCACGGGGCCGTACGGGCAGACCTTCGGCGACTGGCTGCGGGACTGCGGCGCCGCGGTGACCGACCTGGCGGTGCCCTTCCACACCGCGGTGACGGCCGAGGAGATCCGGCAGGCCTTCGCCGAGCACCCGGAGATCGACTTCGTGTCGCTGGTGCACGCGGAGGCAGCGACCGGCAACACCAACCCGGTCGCGGAGATCGGCGAGGTCGTGCGGGCGCACGGGGCGCTGTTCTACCTGGACGCCGTGGCGTCGATCGGGGCCGAGCCGGTGCTGCCGGACGCGTGGGGCGTGGACCTGTGCGTGATCGGCGCGCAGAAGGCGATGGGCGGTCCGGCCGGGGTGTCGGCGGTGTCGGTGAGCGAGCGGGCCTGGGCGCGGATGGCGGCCAACCCGAAGGCCCCCCGACGGTCGTACCTGTCGCTCCTCGACTGGAAGGAGCGGTGGATCGACGGTGGCCGCAAGGCGCTGCTGCACGCGCCCGCGCAGCTGGAGATGCTGGCCCTGGAAGCGTGTGTGGAGCGGATCGAGGCGGCCGGTCTCGACGCGGTGATGGCCCGGCACGCGTCCGCCGCGGCGGCGACCCGGGCCGGTGCCATCGCGCTCGGCGGCGGTCTGGAGCCGTATGTGTACGAGGCGCGGGACGCGGCGCCCGTCGCCACAACGCTGCGGGCGCCGTCCGGGCTGGTGGCGTCGGAGCTGGTCCGGCGGGCCCTGACGGCGGACCCGGCCGTGCCGCTGGCCGCGGGCGGGGGTGCGCTGGCCAAGGAGATGATCCGGGTCAACCACTACGGCGCGGAGGCGACGCCCGGGGCCGTGCGCGCGAGTCTGGCGGCGCTGGGCGTGGCGCTCTCCGAGCAGGGGCTGTCGGTGGATGTGGAGGCGGCGCTGCGGGCCGTCGAGGGGGCGTGGCGGTAG
- a CDS encoding DinB family protein: MTSDTTAGAPPTLPDGRPVPHLTGDERAMLESWLDFHRATLALKCAGLDDAQARIAAAEPSSLTLLGLVQHLAEVERNWFQRVAGGVPVAPVFEDATGYALDPARGLDEALGIWRREIARGRELCAGLPLDHVGRVAEGPVPGMEVSLRWVLIHMIEEYARHNGHADLLRERIDGVTGA, from the coding sequence ATGACCTCTGACACAACTGCCGGAGCCCCTCCGACCCTCCCCGACGGCCGTCCCGTGCCGCACCTGACCGGTGACGAGCGGGCCATGCTGGAGAGCTGGCTGGACTTCCACCGGGCCACGCTGGCGCTGAAGTGCGCCGGTCTGGACGACGCGCAGGCGCGGATCGCGGCGGCCGAGCCGTCGTCGCTGACCCTGCTCGGGCTGGTGCAGCACCTCGCGGAGGTCGAGCGGAACTGGTTTCAGCGGGTGGCCGGCGGGGTGCCCGTGGCGCCCGTGTTCGAGGACGCGACCGGCTACGCGCTCGATCCGGCGCGCGGGCTCGACGAGGCGCTCGGGATCTGGCGGCGGGAGATCGCGCGGGGGCGGGAGCTGTGCGCCGGGCTGCCGCTGGACCACGTCGGGCGGGTCGCCGAGGGGCCGGTGCCCGGGATGGAGGTCAGTCTGCGCTGGGTGCTCATCCACATGATCGAGGAGTACGCGCGGCACAACGGTCACGCCGATCTCCTGCGGGAACGCATCGACGGAGTGACCGGGGCCTGA
- the ectA gene encoding diaminobutyrate acetyltransferase has protein sequence MTAVQADPQIDRPTVADGAALWRMAKDSKVLDLNSSYSYLLWCRDFAATSAVARDEQGEPMGFITGYVRPDSPHTLLVWQVAVDEAHRGRGLAAALLDGLVTRTAAELEVTTVETTITPGNTASERLFTSFAERHGARLEREVLFDTGLFPDGPHDAEVLYRIGPLPH, from the coding sequence ATGACTGCCGTACAAGCAGATCCGCAAATCGACCGCCCCACGGTGGCTGACGGAGCCGCGCTCTGGCGGATGGCGAAGGACTCGAAGGTTCTCGACCTGAACTCGTCCTACAGCTATCTGCTGTGGTGCCGTGACTTCGCCGCCACCTCGGCCGTCGCCCGCGACGAGCAGGGCGAGCCGATGGGTTTCATCACCGGGTACGTGCGGCCGGACAGCCCGCACACCCTGCTGGTCTGGCAGGTGGCGGTGGACGAGGCCCACCGCGGGCGCGGACTGGCCGCCGCGCTGCTCGACGGCCTGGTCACACGGACCGCGGCCGAGCTGGAGGTGACGACGGTGGAGACCACCATCACCCCGGGCAACACCGCCTCGGAGCGCCTGTTCACGTCGTTCGCCGAGCGTCACGGCGCCCGGCTGGAGCGCGAGGTGCTGTTCGACACGGGCCTGTTCCCCGACGGGCCGCACGACGCAGAGGTGCTGTACCGCATCGGCCCCCTGCCCCACTGA